A single Haloglycomyces albus DSM 45210 DNA region contains:
- a CDS encoding GNAT family N-acetyltransferase, translated as MTILLSTPSPGDLVEVVHTMMEWQYEGAPPQLHPGDIGWYWQFGPEKTAAAVRTWSRRDRILGVGLLDGPDLVRLAIDPETREDEALARQMAEDLTRPDRGVLSAENGSVEALWKGRFREVLLEDGWEPDEPWIPMFRDLSEPVADCGLRVEVVGPDRVADRVAVHRGAFTGSKFSVERWRAVAAGPMYANARCLIGYDDRGDAVAGTTVWSAGPGNIGMLEPLGVHSDHQGHGYGRAIAVAAAEALQDMGSSSATVCAEGSNTAAVATYRSAGYQPEPAVPDLRRVG; from the coding sequence ATGACTATTCTGTTGAGTACACCGAGTCCCGGCGACTTGGTCGAGGTTGTACACACGATGATGGAGTGGCAGTACGAAGGGGCTCCACCGCAACTGCATCCGGGGGACATCGGATGGTACTGGCAGTTCGGCCCGGAGAAGACCGCCGCGGCGGTACGAACATGGAGTCGCCGGGATCGGATTCTCGGAGTCGGTCTGCTCGACGGCCCCGACCTGGTGCGGTTGGCCATCGATCCGGAAACGCGCGAGGATGAAGCGCTCGCCCGTCAGATGGCCGAGGATCTGACGCGACCCGACCGTGGCGTCCTGTCGGCGGAAAACGGCAGTGTGGAAGCGCTCTGGAAGGGCCGATTCCGCGAGGTTCTTCTGGAAGACGGCTGGGAACCGGATGAACCGTGGATTCCGATGTTTCGTGATCTGAGCGAACCTGTTGCGGACTGTGGCCTGCGGGTCGAGGTGGTCGGCCCTGATCGGGTCGCCGACCGGGTCGCGGTTCACCGCGGGGCGTTCACCGGGTCGAAGTTCAGCGTGGAGCGATGGCGGGCCGTTGCCGCCGGGCCGATGTACGCCAATGCCCGATGCCTTATCGGGTACGACGACCGAGGCGACGCGGTCGCGGGCACGACCGTCTGGTCAGCGGGTCCAGGGAACATCGGCATGCTTGAACCTCTGGGCGTGCACAGCGACCATCAGGGACACGGTTATGGCAGGGCAATTGCGGTCGCCGCCGCCGAAGCTTTGCAGGACATGGGTTCGTCCAGCGCGACCGTATGCGCCGAAGGCTCCAATACCGCAGCCGTCGCCACCTACCGCTCCGCCGGATACCAGCCAGAACCCGCAGTACCGGATCTGCGCCGGGTCGGATAG
- a CDS encoding DUF742 domain-containing protein produces the protein MVFGGGEEPTGSLVRPYAVTRGRTRPQLEIALEALIETTMRGRSGEFLGGREQQAIAHLCGGGLQSLAEIAARMEVPIGVARVLVADMAANGLLAVHEPTAISDDTSDDTVGTDLLERVLSGLRRL, from the coding sequence ATGGTCTTCGGTGGTGGAGAGGAGCCGACTGGCTCGCTCGTGCGGCCTTATGCGGTGACTCGCGGCCGAACACGACCGCAACTTGAAATCGCTCTGGAAGCGCTGATCGAAACGACCATGCGTGGTCGTTCCGGTGAATTTCTGGGTGGAAGAGAACAGCAAGCGATCGCTCACCTATGTGGGGGAGGTTTGCAGTCGCTCGCCGAAATCGCCGCCCGGATGGAAGTGCCCATCGGTGTTGCCCGCGTGCTCGTCGCCGATATGGCCGCAAACGGCCTGTTGGCAGTGCACGAACCGACTGCTATCTCTGACGACACTTCCGACGATACCGTCGGTACCGACCTTCTTGAGCGCGTGCTCTCTGGACTCAGGAGGCTTTAG
- a CDS encoding GTP-binding protein, which yields MNAPANNARVTSAKIVVAGGFGVGKTTLVGSVSEITPLTTEAIMTSASEGVDNNNLVPDKGTTTVAMDFGRITIDSELILYLFGTPGQNRFWFMWDELVRGAIGAVVLVDTRRLADCFSVVDFFEHRKLPYVVAVNCFDGKQLHDLEDIRDALQVSSDVPIMYTDARNRESTKQVLIKLVEYVLTMRRTQTVGV from the coding sequence ATGAACGCTCCCGCGAATAATGCTCGCGTCACCAGTGCCAAGATCGTGGTCGCCGGCGGGTTCGGTGTCGGTAAGACGACCCTTGTCGGGTCGGTCTCCGAGATCACCCCACTGACCACCGAGGCCATTATGACGTCAGCGTCAGAAGGGGTTGACAACAACAACCTCGTGCCGGACAAGGGCACCACGACCGTTGCGATGGACTTTGGGCGTATCACCATCGACTCCGAACTGATTCTGTATCTGTTCGGTACTCCCGGACAGAACCGGTTCTGGTTCATGTGGGACGAATTGGTACGCGGTGCCATCGGTGCGGTGGTACTGGTCGACACTCGCCGATTGGCCGACTGCTTCTCGGTCGTCGACTTCTTCGAACACCGCAAATTGCCCTATGTGGTGGCCGTGAACTGCTTTGACGGCAAGCAACTGCACGATCTTGAAGATATTCGTGACGCCCTTCAGGTGTCGTCGGACGTCCCGATCATGTACACCGACGCGCGCAACAGGGAATCCACGAAACAGGTTCTGATCAAACTGGTCGAGTACGTCTTGACCATGCGTCGCACGCAAACGGTCGGTGTCTAA